One window from the genome of Streptomyces sp. NBC_01476 encodes:
- a CDS encoding uridine kinase family protein gives MGDLTLPRLAALLPTLAPSCGPVRLVAVDGHAGSGKTTFAARLAAELGGAPTVHTDDLATHEQPFDWTDRLTEQVLTPLAEGRPARHQVYDWVARRFAGEEEVPPAPVVLLEGVGTGRLAVRPHLALLLWLEVDPGTARRRGLRRDGPQLAHFWTGWTRDEDAHFTADPSRPFADLLVHQTSDGYRAETGGAVRTVPTVRGHRT, from the coding sequence ATGGGCGACCTCACGCTGCCGCGGCTTGCCGCACTGCTCCCCACGCTCGCACCCTCGTGCGGCCCCGTGCGGCTCGTGGCCGTGGACGGGCACGCCGGGTCGGGGAAAACGACGTTCGCCGCCCGGCTGGCCGCGGAGCTGGGCGGCGCCCCCACCGTGCACACCGACGACCTCGCCACGCACGAGCAGCCGTTCGACTGGACCGACCGCCTCACCGAACAGGTACTGACCCCACTGGCCGAAGGCCGCCCCGCCCGCCATCAGGTGTACGACTGGGTGGCCCGCCGGTTCGCCGGCGAAGAGGAGGTGCCGCCCGCGCCCGTGGTCCTGCTGGAAGGCGTCGGCACCGGCCGCCTCGCCGTACGCCCGCACCTCGCGCTCCTGCTGTGGCTGGAGGTGGACCCCGGCACCGCGCGCCGGCGGGGACTGCGGCGCGACGGCCCGCAGCTCGCGCACTTCTGGACCGGCTGGACCCGCGACGAGGACGCGCACTTCACCGCCGACCCGTCCCGGCCCTTCGCGGACCTGCTGGTTCACCAGACCTCCGACGGCTACCGGGCCGAAACAGGAGGGGCGGTACGGACGGTTCCCACCGTACGAGGTCACCGTACGTAG